The following proteins are co-located in the Aurantiacibacter atlanticus genome:
- a CDS encoding DUF1467 family protein codes for MKITSIVAIYALFWVMSAFLLLPFGVRTADEVGAEKVPGQADSAPVNFRPGRLVLRATAIAALLSALYIANYLEGWVTIEDINIFGTPPGYGPEDN; via the coding sequence ATGAAAATTACATCGATCGTCGCGATCTACGCGCTATTCTGGGTAATGAGCGCATTCCTGCTGCTACCATTTGGGGTGCGAACCGCTGACGAAGTCGGGGCGGAAAAGGTCCCCGGTCAGGCTGATAGTGCTCCTGTCAATTTCCGCCCTGGCAGGCTGGTTTTGCGCGCGACCGCCATCGCCGCTTTGTTATCTGCGTTGTATATCGCCAATTATCTGGAAGGTTGGGTGACAATCGAAGACATAAACATCTTCGGCACCCCACCGGGTTATGGACCTGAAGACAATTGA
- a CDS encoding ribonuclease J produces the protein MKKNYTPQDELLFLALGGSGEIGMNVNLYGCQGKWLMVDLGMSFGSNEYPGTELMFADPEFIEERAKDLLAIVLTHAHEDHIGAIPYFATELGVPLYATPFTADLIRRKLDEAGLTRSVELNVINDDHGSFDIGPFGITYLPLAHSIAEGNALLIETPYGRVFHTGDWKLDDEPIIGEPTTEQELIEIGDEGVLALVCDSTNVFNPMPSGSEGAVHRGLLEEVRKHGGKRVLVTTFASNVARLQTLGEVARETGRQLCVAGRSLDRIIEVAKDNGYLQNFPGTVNFDEAMDIPRGQIMILATGGQGEPRAALSRIAEDKHPLSLVSGDVVLFSSRVIPGNDLAIGRIQNMLAERGIVMVSDRQSEIHVSGHPGRPELEALYGWLQPEILVPVHGEMRHMQEQGRVGRLSGIPQAIVQKNGDIIRLAPGKPEKLAEVHTGRLVLDGDIIVPANGDAVTMRRRLSRDGLLIVVLDGQGGVEIDAVGLPLDEDYPDFVAEAQADVVEALMKLRKGRKDDPAAIHEAARLAARRAAQRWSGKKPQTRVIMLGDDNRAES, from the coding sequence ATGAAGAAAAATTATACTCCGCAGGATGAACTGCTGTTTCTTGCTCTTGGAGGGTCGGGCGAGATCGGCATGAATGTCAATCTTTACGGCTGTCAGGGCAAGTGGCTGATGGTGGACCTTGGCATGAGCTTTGGCAGCAATGAATATCCGGGCACCGAGCTTATGTTCGCCGATCCTGAATTCATTGAAGAGCGAGCCAAGGATCTCCTCGCCATCGTGCTGACCCATGCGCATGAGGACCACATAGGCGCGATCCCCTATTTCGCGACCGAACTGGGTGTGCCGTTATATGCAACACCATTCACCGCCGACCTGATTCGACGCAAGCTGGACGAGGCTGGGCTGACCCGCTCTGTCGAACTGAACGTCATCAATGACGATCACGGCAGCTTTGATATCGGGCCTTTCGGTATCACCTATCTCCCGCTGGCGCATTCCATCGCAGAGGGTAACGCCCTGTTGATCGAAACACCATATGGCCGCGTTTTCCACACTGGCGACTGGAAGCTCGACGATGAGCCGATCATTGGCGAACCGACGACGGAGCAAGAGCTGATCGAGATCGGCGATGAAGGCGTTCTCGCGCTAGTTTGCGATTCCACCAATGTATTCAATCCCATGCCATCGGGAAGCGAAGGCGCCGTCCATCGCGGATTACTGGAAGAAGTGCGCAAGCATGGTGGCAAACGTGTGCTTGTCACGACGTTTGCCTCCAATGTGGCGCGGCTACAGACATTAGGCGAAGTCGCACGCGAAACGGGGCGGCAGCTGTGTGTTGCGGGACGGTCTCTCGATCGCATTATCGAGGTCGCCAAGGACAATGGCTATTTGCAGAACTTCCCCGGAACGGTAAATTTCGACGAGGCGATGGATATACCGCGCGGCCAGATCATGATCCTTGCAACAGGCGGACAGGGCGAACCGCGTGCAGCCCTCAGCCGGATAGCAGAGGACAAACATCCCTTGTCGCTGGTGTCTGGTGATGTGGTACTGTTTTCAAGCCGCGTCATTCCGGGGAATGATCTTGCCATCGGCCGCATCCAGAACATGCTTGCCGAACGCGGCATCGTGATGGTCAGCGACCGGCAGAGCGAAATCCACGTTTCTGGACATCCAGGGCGACCTGAACTCGAAGCCCTTTACGGTTGGTTGCAACCTGAAATTCTTGTGCCCGTGCATGGTGAGATGCGCCATATGCAGGAACAGGGCAGGGTGGGCCGTTTAAGCGGTATCCCGCAGGCCATTGTGCAGAAGAATGGCGATATTATTCGTCTTGCCCCGGGAAAGCCGGAGAAGCTGGCCGAAGTTCACACCGGGCGGCTCGTTCTTGATGGAGACATTATCGTGCCCGCCAATGGCGATGCTGTAACCATGCGACGACGCCTGTCGCGCGATGGTTTGCTGATCGTTGTGCTTGACGGCCAGGGCGGAGTAGAGATTGACGCTGTCGGCCTGCCGCTGGATGAAGATTATCCCGATTTTGTTGCCGAGGCACAGGCCGATGTGGTCGAGGCGCTGATGAAGCTGCGCAAGGGCCGCAAGGATGATCCCGCCGCAATACATGAAGCTGCGCGACTTGCTGCCCGTCGGGCGGCCCAGCGCTGGTCTGGCAAGAAACCGCAAACGCGCGTGATTATGCTGGGCGATGACAACCGGGCGGAATCATGA
- a CDS encoding NADH-quinone oxidoreductase subunit M, with the protein MGSFPILSLMLAVPLIGAIACLFLDARSARMVALVATLINLVLGVVMWLNYDIGGAQWQFQEYSPIFGDFAYALGIDGIALMLIMLSVFLMPICIGASWNAITKRVGEYMAAFLFMEVLMIGVFAAQDMFLFYIFFEAGLIPMYLIIGIWGGDNRIYASYKFFLYTLLGSVLMLIAMLWMVNDAGTTSIPQLMEYDFAPEAQTWLWLAFFASFAVKMPMWPVHTWLPDAHVQAPTAGSVILAGVLLKLGGYGFIRFSLPMFPDASAQFVWLIWGLSMVAVVVTSLIALVQHDMKKLIAYSSVAHMGIVTVGLFAFNVQGIEGAMMIMLGHGLVSGALFLCVGVIYDRLHTREIARYGGLSVNMPAYAAVFMLFTMASVGLPGTSNFIGEFLALAGIYQINSWVAFVCTTGIILGAAYMLYLYRRVAFGPQVNADAAAMPDLSMREYLLLGPIAAAVLWMGVYPESFLAPMRADIALLDARLTEAAPDSDAHLVIGEPVARDVDADHAAHGEAH; encoded by the coding sequence ATGGGTAGCTTTCCTATTCTTTCGTTGATGTTGGCCGTGCCGCTTATCGGTGCCATCGCCTGCCTGTTTCTTGATGCCAGGTCCGCTCGCATGGTTGCGCTTGTAGCCACGCTGATCAACCTCGTGCTCGGCGTGGTGATGTGGCTCAACTACGATATTGGCGGCGCGCAATGGCAGTTCCAGGAATACAGCCCTATCTTCGGGGATTTTGCCTATGCACTGGGGATTGATGGTATCGCGCTGATGCTGATCATGCTCAGCGTCTTCCTTATGCCTATCTGCATCGGCGCCAGCTGGAATGCGATCACGAAGCGCGTGGGCGAATATATGGCCGCCTTCCTCTTCATGGAAGTGCTGATGATCGGGGTGTTTGCCGCTCAGGACATGTTCCTGTTCTATATTTTCTTCGAAGCGGGGCTGATTCCCATGTATCTCATCATCGGGATATGGGGCGGCGATAACCGTATTTACGCCAGCTACAAATTCTTCCTCTATACCCTGCTCGGATCGGTCCTGATGCTGATTGCGATGCTGTGGATGGTGAATGATGCGGGCACGACATCCATTCCGCAGCTGATGGAATATGACTTCGCTCCTGAAGCGCAAACCTGGCTGTGGCTGGCTTTCTTCGCCAGCTTCGCAGTGAAGATGCCCATGTGGCCGGTCCACACCTGGCTACCGGATGCCCACGTGCAGGCGCCTACTGCCGGCTCTGTCATATTGGCGGGCGTATTGCTGAAACTGGGCGGATATGGCTTTATCCGTTTCAGCCTGCCGATGTTCCCCGATGCCAGTGCGCAGTTCGTCTGGTTGATCTGGGGCCTGTCAATGGTGGCCGTTGTCGTCACCAGCCTCATCGCGCTTGTGCAGCATGATATGAAGAAGCTGATCGCCTATTCATCGGTCGCGCATATGGGTATTGTGACTGTCGGCCTGTTCGCATTCAATGTGCAAGGCATCGAGGGCGCGATGATGATCATGCTGGGCCACGGCCTTGTATCTGGCGCGCTGTTCCTTTGTGTGGGCGTTATTTATGACCGTCTGCATACGCGCGAAATCGCACGATATGGCGGCCTTTCGGTCAACATGCCTGCCTATGCGGCAGTTTTCATGCTTTTCACCATGGCCAGCGTTGGTCTGCCGGGAACAAGCAATTTTATCGGTGAGTTCCTTGCGCTTGCCGGTATCTACCAAATCAACAGCTGGGTCGCCTTTGTCTGCACCACCGGCATTATCCTGGGCGCTGCATACATGCTTTACCTCTATCGCCGCGTCGCCTTCGGGCCGCAGGTCAATGCAGACGCAGCTGCGATGCCCGATCTATCCATGCGGGAATATCTCTTGCTTGGCCCCATTGCAGCGGCCGTATTGTGGATGGGTGTCTATCCAGAAAGCTTCCTTGCGCCGATGCGAGCTGACATCGCCTTGCTAGATGCGCGCCTTACAGAAGCGGCGCCGGATAGTGACGCGCATCTCGTAATCGGAGAGCCTGTTGCGAGAGATGTTGATGCGGACCATGCAGCACATGGGGAGGCCCACTGA
- the nuoL gene encoding NADH-quinone oxidoreductase subunit L, protein MNILIIVFAPLLAAIIAGLGNRMLGNFASKLVTTGGLFLACALSWPLFIGFLNGSETASVVPVMKWVESGALTFDWALRVDTLTAIMLVVITSVSSLVHLYSWGYMDEDPDQPRFFAYLSLFTFAMLMLVTANNLVQMFFGWEGVGLASYLLIGFWFKKPSANAAAIKAFVVNRVGDLGFMLGIFGTFLVFQTTSIPEILAAAPAMEGASSIGFMGMRLDTMTILCLLLFIGAMGKSAQLGLHTWLPDAMEGPTPVSALIHAATMVTAGVFMVCRLSPMFEAAPAALAFVTVIGAATCFFAATIGTTQWDIKRVIAYSTCSQLGYMFFAAGVGAYGAAMFHLFTHAFFKALLFLGAGSVIHAMHHEQDMRYYGGLRKQIPFTFWAMLIGTLAITGVGIYHVGAGFAGFWSKDAILEVAYAAGGEYSNMAFWLGTIAALLTSFYSWRLMFLTFWGKPRWIESEHIQHSVHKTPEEAGADTTGGYHPHESPLSMLVPLGLLSLGAVFAGQIFHEAFLDDAGFWAGSIAFNAELMHAMHEVPILVKYAAFIVMVLGFIGAWYAYIRKPSLPAETAEQLGPIYKFVYNKWYFDELYNLIFVKPAFWLGRLFWKRGDEGIIDRFGPNGAAWAVSQGSVLAKKFQSGYLTSYALIMLIGLVAAITWVLF, encoded by the coding sequence TTGAACATCCTCATTATCGTTTTCGCACCCCTGCTGGCGGCGATCATCGCGGGGCTGGGCAATCGAATGCTCGGCAATTTCGCGTCCAAGCTGGTAACGACGGGTGGCCTGTTTCTCGCTTGCGCATTGAGCTGGCCGCTGTTCATCGGTTTCCTCAATGGCAGCGAAACGGCGAGCGTCGTTCCAGTCATGAAATGGGTGGAATCGGGGGCGCTGACATTCGACTGGGCACTGCGGGTCGACACCCTGACCGCCATAATGCTGGTGGTGATCACCAGCGTGTCTTCACTCGTCCATCTTTATAGCTGGGGCTATATGGATGAAGATCCGGATCAACCGCGCTTCTTCGCCTATCTCAGCCTGTTTACCTTTGCCATGCTGATGCTGGTGACGGCAAACAACCTCGTTCAGATGTTTTTCGGATGGGAAGGCGTGGGCCTCGCCAGCTATTTGCTGATCGGTTTCTGGTTCAAAAAACCATCTGCCAATGCCGCGGCGATCAAGGCATTCGTGGTCAACCGCGTAGGTGATCTGGGCTTCATGCTTGGTATCTTCGGCACTTTCCTGGTGTTTCAGACGACCAGCATCCCCGAAATCCTCGCGGCTGCCCCGGCAATGGAAGGGGCAAGCTCAATCGGTTTCATGGGCATGCGGCTCGATACAATGACGATTCTGTGCCTGCTGCTGTTCATCGGCGCGATGGGCAAATCGGCGCAGCTTGGTCTGCACACATGGTTGCCGGATGCGATGGAGGGGCCCACGCCCGTATCCGCGCTTATCCATGCTGCCACGATGGTGACGGCAGGCGTGTTCATGGTGTGCCGCCTTTCCCCCATGTTCGAGGCAGCTCCCGCTGCGCTGGCCTTTGTCACCGTGATCGGTGCAGCAACCTGCTTTTTCGCTGCCACGATCGGTACCACCCAGTGGGATATCAAGCGCGTTATCGCCTATTCCACCTGCTCCCAGCTGGGTTATATGTTCTTTGCAGCGGGTGTCGGCGCCTATGGTGCGGCGATGTTCCACCTTTTCACGCACGCTTTTTTCAAGGCGCTGTTGTTCCTCGGTGCAGGCTCGGTAATCCACGCCATGCATCATGAGCAGGACATGCGATATTACGGCGGTCTGCGGAAGCAGATTCCTTTTACGTTCTGGGCCATGTTAATCGGAACGCTGGCGATTACGGGCGTCGGCATTTATCATGTTGGTGCAGGCTTTGCCGGCTTCTGGTCGAAAGACGCCATTCTGGAGGTCGCCTATGCAGCTGGCGGTGAATATTCCAATATGGCTTTCTGGCTTGGCACTATCGCTGCGTTGCTCACGAGTTTTTACAGCTGGCGCCTGATGTTCCTCACTTTCTGGGGCAAACCCCGCTGGATCGAGAGCGAACATATCCAGCATTCGGTTCACAAGACGCCTGAAGAGGCGGGGGCTGATACCACCGGTGGCTATCATCCGCACGAGAGCCCGCTATCCATGCTTGTGCCGCTTGGCCTGTTAAGCCTGGGCGCAGTCTTCGCTGGCCAGATTTTCCACGAGGCGTTTCTGGATGACGCGGGCTTCTGGGCCGGAAGCATCGCTTTCAATGCAGAGCTGATGCATGCGATGCATGAAGTTCCGATATTGGTGAAATATGCCGCATTCATCGTTATGGTGCTCGGCTTTATTGGCGCATGGTATGCCTATATCCGCAAGCCTTCGCTTCCTGCCGAAACCGCCGAACAGCTCGGTCCGATTTACAAGTTCGTCTATAATAAGTGGTATTTCGACGAGCTCTACAATCTGATCTTCGTGAAGCCTGCCTTCTGGCTTGGCCGCCTGTTCTGGAAGCGCGGTGATGAAGGCATCATCGACCGCTTCGGCCCCAACGGGGCGGCATGGGCCGTCTCGCAAGGTTCTGTCCTCGCCAAGAAATTCCAGTCCGGCTATCTCACGAGTTACGCCCTCATCATGCTTATTGGTCTTGTTGCCGCCATCACCTGGGTGCTGTTCTGA
- a CDS encoding type III pantothenate kinase, which translates to MLLAVDVGNTNIVFALFDGSEIRGRWRIASDPRRTGDEYATWLTQLLAMEGIERSAIKRIIYSSVVPRAEHNLSVLAKKYFDIDPLFAGQGEVAWDFEIDVEQPHTLGADRALNCIAAHELVGGDMIVVDFGTATKFEAIDYNGAYKGGIIAPGINLSLDALVGKTAKLPRIAIRAPKGSSVIGRNTEEQMLIGVFWGYVAMMEGLIDRMKAQIGRPVKVVATGGLAILFDEKTDIFDVIDADLTIRGLQILADRAGTQ; encoded by the coding sequence ATGCTGCTCGCAGTCGATGTCGGAAACACCAATATCGTATTCGCCCTGTTCGATGGGTCGGAGATCCGCGGCCGCTGGCGTATTGCCAGCGATCCCCGGCGGACAGGTGATGAATACGCCACCTGGCTTACGCAATTGCTGGCGATGGAAGGCATAGAACGCAGTGCCATCAAGCGTATTATCTATTCTTCAGTAGTTCCGCGCGCAGAACACAATCTGTCGGTTCTGGCCAAGAAATATTTCGATATCGATCCGTTGTTTGCCGGTCAGGGGGAGGTGGCATGGGATTTCGAAATTGATGTGGAACAGCCTCACACGCTCGGTGCAGACCGCGCGCTTAATTGCATCGCTGCGCATGAACTTGTGGGCGGGGATATGATCGTGGTCGATTTCGGTACCGCAACAAAATTCGAGGCGATTGATTATAATGGTGCGTATAAGGGCGGCATTATCGCCCCTGGGATAAACCTTTCGCTTGATGCGCTTGTCGGCAAGACTGCAAAGCTCCCGCGCATTGCCATTCGCGCGCCAAAAGGGAGTAGCGTAATCGGCCGCAATACCGAGGAGCAGATGCTTATCGGAGTGTTCTGGGGCTATGTCGCGATGATGGAAGGCCTCATCGATCGGATGAAGGCCCAAATAGGTCGTCCGGTAAAGGTTGTCGCAACCGGTGGGCTCGCCATATTGTTTGATGAGAAAACCGACATCTTTGACGTGATTGACGCCGATCTTACTATACGCGGTCTCCAGATTCTGGCCGATCGTGCAGGAACACAATGA
- a CDS encoding sensor histidine kinase, which translates to MASAKIISARARTDAEDRLIEAEEPLASFHLRAGGKLPGPLVTPALLELVRMARKTGQSQSRAIKAQDSLEAISAWAEVVPGKAGTMIKVSAWKAEELVPDTIVPETNQRFALVRHLAGLSARLGTAQEILAVDWSARDLDSLGEAMMAGVGMPWTDFAPPKDFDQRQPMHWRMLDGVKVSVPGTSRIWAAQIVPLGRTEPGSDGFELYLVPDRPLADAPRAVSRKPDRGAGIGREVAPVLRQPVSRIIANAETIRTQLAGPLADEYSNYAADIAAAGEHLLALIDDLTTLEMVEDEDFSPAPDPIDLADVARRAAGILGVRAKDRGIILNPPTDNECIPAIGEFRRTLQVLLNLVGNAIRYSPEGGQVWLRVEKGKGTASVTVSDQGEGLNEAEQSRVFTKFERLGRKGDGGSGLGLYISRRLAEAMDGRLTVKSAKGQGAHFTLEIPADPEG; encoded by the coding sequence ATGGCATCGGCTAAGATCATCTCTGCGCGCGCCCGCACCGATGCCGAGGACCGGCTGATCGAAGCGGAAGAGCCGCTGGCGAGTTTTCACCTGCGTGCAGGCGGCAAATTGCCTGGTCCCCTTGTCACACCGGCGTTGCTGGAACTGGTGCGCATGGCCCGCAAGACCGGACAGAGTCAGTCACGCGCGATAAAGGCGCAGGATTCGCTCGAAGCCATATCTGCATGGGCGGAAGTTGTGCCGGGCAAGGCTGGAACGATGATCAAGGTCAGTGCGTGGAAGGCGGAGGAGCTAGTACCAGACACAATTGTCCCTGAAACCAATCAAAGGTTTGCACTTGTTCGCCACCTTGCGGGCCTGAGCGCGCGGCTTGGCACTGCACAAGAGATACTGGCCGTAGATTGGTCGGCGCGCGATCTGGACAGTCTTGGCGAAGCCATGATGGCCGGTGTCGGCATGCCCTGGACCGATTTCGCGCCACCCAAAGATTTCGATCAGCGTCAACCGATGCACTGGCGTATGCTTGATGGCGTCAAGGTCTCAGTTCCAGGAACCAGCCGGATATGGGCCGCTCAGATTGTGCCACTTGGGCGGACAGAACCGGGGAGTGACGGATTCGAACTCTATCTCGTCCCTGACAGGCCATTGGCCGACGCTCCAAGGGCCGTTTCACGCAAGCCTGATCGCGGTGCAGGCATCGGTCGCGAAGTTGCGCCTGTCCTGCGCCAGCCCGTCAGCCGGATCATTGCGAATGCCGAGACTATCCGCACCCAGCTTGCCGGTCCACTGGCCGATGAATACAGCAATTATGCCGCTGATATCGCCGCTGCGGGTGAGCACCTGCTGGCCCTGATCGACGATCTTACGACGCTGGAGATGGTGGAAGACGAGGATTTCTCCCCCGCGCCCGACCCCATTGATCTTGCCGATGTTGCGCGCCGCGCTGCTGGAATCCTGGGGGTCCGCGCGAAGGACAGGGGCATAATTCTCAACCCGCCTACGGATAACGAGTGCATCCCCGCAATCGGAGAATTCAGGCGCACTCTGCAAGTCCTGCTGAACCTGGTGGGCAATGCCATCCGCTATTCGCCGGAGGGTGGGCAAGTCTGGCTGCGCGTTGAAAAGGGCAAAGGAACAGCCAGCGTGACCGTCTCCGACCAGGGTGAGGGTCTTAACGAGGCAGAGCAAAGCCGCGTTTTCACTAAGTTCGAAAGGCTTGGGCGCAAGGGAGACGGTGGATCGGGCCTCGGCCTGTATATCTCCCGGCGCTTGGCAGAGGCCATGGATGGCAGGCTGACAGTAAAGAGCGCGAAGGGGCAGGGTGCCCACTTCACGCTCGAAATTCCTGCGGACCCGGAAGGCTGA
- a CDS encoding biotin--[acetyl-CoA-carboxylase] ligase, whose amino-acid sequence MIETVSETGSTNADILERLRNGNRLNEGDWLRAERQTRGRGRLGREWQSPMGNLHCSTLVILRPSDHSAATLSMVAGLAVYDCVRRCLSDHTVMLLKWPNDLLIRGEKIAGILLERQDDCVVVGIGINVSHAPAISGRKTTDIVCENNKFESGPGELLNMLAGHFAKRLAEWRAQSLSHTALEWAIRSHRFNDRLRVTGSDGKVLQGYYRGITPDCGLRIQPIDSQEQVVHAGDVSLLWDDDEEMA is encoded by the coding sequence TTGATCGAAACTGTATCAGAGACCGGCAGTACCAATGCAGATATTCTGGAACGCCTGCGTAATGGCAACAGGCTGAACGAAGGCGACTGGCTGCGTGCTGAGCGACAGACCAGAGGACGGGGCCGTTTGGGGCGCGAATGGCAAAGCCCGATGGGCAATCTGCATTGCAGCACTCTGGTAATTCTGCGCCCGTCTGACCATTCAGCTGCAACACTCTCCATGGTCGCCGGTTTGGCCGTTTATGATTGTGTGAGACGCTGCTTGTCTGATCACACGGTGATGCTGCTGAAATGGCCTAATGATCTCTTGATCCGAGGTGAAAAGATCGCCGGCATATTGCTTGAACGGCAAGACGACTGCGTCGTCGTCGGGATTGGCATTAATGTCAGCCACGCGCCCGCTATTTCAGGGCGAAAGACAACCGATATCGTCTGCGAGAATAACAAATTCGAAAGCGGTCCGGGAGAGCTTCTCAACATGCTGGCCGGTCACTTCGCAAAACGTCTGGCCGAGTGGCGTGCTCAATCACTCTCCCATACCGCGCTGGAATGGGCGATCCGCAGCCACCGGTTCAATGATCGGCTGCGCGTGACTGGGTCTGACGGTAAGGTATTGCAAGGTTACTATCGGGGTATCACGCCTGATTGCGGCCTGCGTATTCAGCCGATTGATAGCCAGGAACAAGTCGTTCATGCAGGCGATGTGTCGCTGCTTTGGGACGATGATGAGGAGATGGCATAA
- the nuoK gene encoding NADH-quinone oxidoreductase subunit NuoK, protein MGIEHYIVVSSILFVLGVLGIFMNRKNIIVVLMAIELLLLAVNINLVAFSAFLGDLTGQVFAMFVLTVAAGEAAIGLAILVIYFRSRGTIAVDDVNRMKG, encoded by the coding sequence ATCGGTATCGAGCATTACATCGTCGTCAGCTCTATCCTGTTCGTGCTGGGCGTGCTCGGCATTTTCATGAACCGCAAGAACATCATCGTCGTCCTCATGGCGATTGAATTGCTCCTGCTGGCGGTGAATATCAATCTCGTCGCATTCAGCGCCTTTCTTGGCGATTTAACCGGGCAGGTATTTGCCATGTTCGTGTTGACCGTCGCCGCTGGCGAAGCGGCAATTGGCCTCGCTATCCTCGTCATTTATTTCCGTTCGCGCGGCACGATCGCGGTGGACGATGTCAACCGGATGAAAGGTTAG
- the nuoN gene encoding NADH-quinone oxidoreductase subunit NuoN, with the protein MDYSSSLSLIAPEIVLTLTGLAMLLLAAWVGDKLSSIISICCAVALGGAFAIVAPSVCAGASGPDTLAFGGLFRADAFAGLAKLMIYAASGAALIVAPRFFGKIGAMRAEYAILILFATLGMSIMVSANDLLTLYMGLELNSLSAYVLAAFLRDDERSVEAGLKYFVLGALASGILLFGMSLIYGFAGTTNFAGIAVAVSGDLGTGMLFGLIFVLAGLAFKISAAPFHMWTPDVYEGAPTPVTMFFASAPKVAAVALLARIALEAFGTQLDAWRQVVIAAALLSIVIGALGAIGQANLKRLLAYSSINNIGFILIGLAAGTAAGASGMMVYLAIYVVMTIGSFVAVLLLRDADGNQLEGVSDLAGLSTTRPAIAWSLMALMFSLAGIPPLFGFWGKFVVFQAAVEADLLALAAIGIAASVISAFYYIKIVKVMFFDDPIDTVKGEGDTAHWALLLICAVIVSPLGYLLIGWLGGLADMAAASLALPA; encoded by the coding sequence ATGGACTATTCATCTTCCCTGAGCCTCATCGCACCTGAAATTGTCCTGACCCTTACAGGGTTGGCAATGCTGCTTTTGGCGGCCTGGGTCGGGGACAAGCTTTCGAGCATTATCTCCATCTGCTGCGCCGTTGCCCTGGGCGGTGCCTTTGCAATTGTCGCGCCATCGGTATGTGCTGGAGCAAGCGGCCCGGACACGCTCGCCTTTGGCGGGCTATTCCGTGCGGATGCCTTCGCCGGCCTCGCAAAGCTGATGATCTATGCGGCATCCGGCGCTGCGCTCATCGTTGCCCCGCGCTTCTTCGGGAAGATCGGTGCGATGCGTGCCGAATATGCCATTCTGATACTGTTCGCTACCTTGGGAATGAGCATCATGGTTTCGGCCAATGATTTGCTCACCCTGTATATGGGTCTCGAGCTGAACTCACTCTCGGCCTATGTGCTTGCCGCTTTCCTGCGCGATGATGAGCGTTCTGTAGAAGCTGGCCTCAAATACTTCGTTCTCGGCGCACTTGCTTCAGGAATTCTGCTATTCGGGATGAGCTTGATCTATGGCTTTGCCGGGACAACCAATTTCGCCGGCATCGCTGTGGCGGTTTCTGGTGATCTTGGCACTGGCATGCTGTTCGGGCTGATCTTCGTTCTGGCCGGACTGGCCTTCAAGATTAGCGCCGCTCCGTTCCATATGTGGACCCCTGATGTTTACGAGGGCGCGCCGACACCGGTTACTATGTTCTTTGCCAGCGCACCCAAGGTCGCAGCCGTGGCGCTATTGGCCAGAATTGCGTTGGAGGCCTTTGGCACGCAGCTTGATGCATGGCGTCAGGTGGTGATTGCAGCAGCCCTCCTTTCCATCGTAATCGGCGCCCTGGGGGCCATTGGTCAGGCCAATCTCAAGCGATTGCTGGCGTATTCGTCCATCAACAACATCGGCTTCATCCTAATCGGTCTGGCTGCTGGAACGGCTGCTGGTGCCAGCGGGATGATGGTCTATCTCGCTATCTATGTCGTGATGACAATCGGCAGCTTTGTGGCTGTCTTGTTGCTGCGCGATGCTGACGGGAACCAGCTTGAGGGCGTTTCCGATCTTGCGGGTCTTTCGACCACGCGGCCAGCCATAGCATGGAGCCTCATGGCGCTGATGTTCAGCCTCGCCGGTATTCCGCCGCTGTTCGGCTTCTGGGGCAAGTTCGTGGTTTTCCAGGCAGCCGTGGAAGCAGACCTGCTGGCGCTTGCCGCCATCGGCATTGCCGCCAGTGTGATAAGTGCGTTCTACTATATCAAGATCGTCAAAGTCATGTTCTTCGACGATCCGATCGATACCGTAAAGGGCGAGGGTGACACCGCGCACTGGGCGCTGCTGTTGATCTGCGCGGTCATTGTATCGCCGCTGGGATATCTGTTGATCGGATGGCTTGGCGGTCTGGCTGATATGGCGGCGGCATCGTTGGCGCTTCCCGCCTAA